The Pseudorasbora parva isolate DD20220531a chromosome 16, ASM2467924v1, whole genome shotgun sequence genome includes a region encoding these proteins:
- the LOC137043256 gene encoding extracellular calcium-sensing receptor-like, with amino-acid sequence MRLWLVGFIIEMVRVCAAGLSCGLQDRFVSESLYKEGDVIIGGLFPVHVESPEPDHAFTEKKHGGHCHGVDLRSYRWLKAMIFTVEEINRDPVLLPNITLGYLVADTCLAEGTTLSAALALVTGQEETVSGTECNRSPMVPVIVGDARSSASIVVADTLGAFDIPMVSYFASCACLSDSRRFHSFLRTVPSDAFQAKAMARLLRLLDWTWVGVVAGDDEYGKSGLQLLLKELEGTGVCVDYVEVIPKSHSPSRIRRIVERIQSSTARVVVTFAIGPDLEVVFKEVVLQNVTNRQWMATEAWSTSTQYSDPASIPYLAGTIGFALRRADIQGLGAYLDQLSPVKQPNEPFVKDVWEKIFGCSLAQDWQPSFKIPKCTGSESVEKHGGIYTDVSQLRVTYNVYKAVYAIANAIHNMMACHPGRGPFVEGECPNVTRIKPIQLLHYLKAVNFTTPVGELVYFEDNGEPSTSYDIMNWHVDENGAVNFVQVGQFDVVKGPGQQLNINLDKVVWGGGWPEQVPLSVCSVSCQPGTRKAVQKGKPICCFDCLPCAAGEISNVTDSTECTRCPERYWSNTPRTRCIPKVVEFLSLQDTMGIVLTVLSVTGATLATTVLAAFFRHRDTPLVRANNSELSFLLLVSLTLCFLCALVFIGRPAPWNCILRHTLFGVSFVICIACILSKTVVVLVAFRATLPGSNLMQYFGPIQQRAGIFLCTLIQVVICLLWLLLAPPLPTESAGELGARVILQCTVGSVVGFVLVLGYIGLLAVVCFLLAFFARKLPDNFNEAKFITFSMLIFCAVWIAFVPAYVSSPGKYTVAVEIFAILASSYGLLLCIFTPKCYIILLKPEKNTKKNMMVR; translated from the exons ATGCGGTTGTGGCTGGTGGGATTTATTATTGAGATGGTCAGGGTTTGTGCTGCAGGCCTGTCCTGTGGTCTGCAGGACAGATTTGTTTCAGAGAGCTTGTATAAAGAAGGAGATGTGATAATTGGTGGTCTGTTTCCAGTTCATGTTGAATCACCAGAGCCTGATCATGCTTTCACTGAAAAAAAGCATGGTGGTCACTGCCATGG TGTTGACCTTCGTTCATACCGCTGGCTCAAAGCTATGATCTTCACTGTGGAGGAGATTAATCGGGACCCTGTTCTGCTACCAAACATTACTTTGGGGTACCTGGTAGCCGATACCTGCCTAGCTGAGGGCACAACACTGAGTGCTGCTTTAGCTCTGGTAACAGGGCAGGAGGAGACGGTGTCTGGCACAGAGTGCAACAGGTCTCCCATGGTGCCTGTCATTGTCGGTGACGCTCGTTCCTCTGCTTCAATAGTGGTGGCTGACACGCTGGGAGCATTTGATATCCCCATG GTGAGTTATTTTGCATCATGTGCTTGTCTGAGTGACAGTCGCAGATTTCACTCTTTCCTGCGCACTGTTCCCAGTGATGCCTTCCAAGCCAAGGCCATGGCCCGTCTGCTGCGACTGCTGGACTGGACTTGGGTAGGGGTGGTCGCAGGGGATGATGAATATGGTAAAAGTGGCTTGCAGCTGCTCTTGAAAGAGCTTGAAGGTACCGGGGTGTGTGTGGACTATGTGGAAGTCATTCCTAAATCACATTCCCCGAGCAGGATCAGGCGAATTGTGGAGAGGATCCAGAGTTCCACAGCTCGTGTGGTGGTGACCTTTGCCATCGGCCCAGACCTTGAAGTCGTGTTCAAGGAAGTGGTGCTGCAGAATGTGACCAACAGGCAGTGGATGGCCACAGAGGCCTGGAGCACCTCCACTCAGTACTCTGACCCAGCAAGCATTCCTTATCTAGCCGGTACCATTGGCTTTGCCCTGCGCCGAGCTGATATTCAGGGTCTTGGTGCTTATCTTGACCAGCTCAGCCCTGTGAAGCAGCCAAATGAACCGTTTGTAAAAGATgtatgggaaaaaatatttggttGCTCGCTGGCACAGGACTGGCAGCCTTCATTTAAAATACCAAAGTGCACAGGCTCAGAGAGTGTGGAGAAACATGGTGGCATCTACACAGATGTTTCACAGTTGAGAGTTACTTACAATGTGTATAAGGCTGTGTATGCTATTGCCAATGCTATTCACAACATGATGGCCTGTCACCCTGGTAGAGGGCCATTTGTAGAGGGAGAATGTCCTAATGTGACCCGGATAAAGCCCATACAG CTCTTACACTATTTAAAAGCAGTAAACTTCACAACACCAGTGGGTGAGCTGGTTTATTTTGAAGATAACGGCGAACCATCTACCTCTTATGACATTATGAACTGGCATGTAGATGAAAACGGAGCAGTGAATTTTGTCCAGGTTGGGCAGTTTGATGTAGTCAAAGGACCAGGCCAGCAGCTGAACATAAACCTTGACAAAGTGGTTTGGGGTGGGGGCTGGCCGGAACAG GTTCCTTTGTCAGTGTGCAGTGTGAGCTGTCAGCCGGGTACTAGAAAGGCTGTGCAAAAAGGAAAACCCATCTGCTGTTTTGATTGCCTCCCTTGTGCAGCAGGGGAAATCAGCAATGTGACAG ACTCTACAGAGTGTACGAGATGCCCAGAGCGATACTGGTCAAATACTCCAAGAACAAGATGCATCCCAAAGGTTGTGGAGTTTCTGTCCTTGCAAGATACCATGGGAATTGTCCTGACAGTCTTATCGGTCACTGGGGCGACACTGGCCACAACTGTTCTAGCTGCCTTTTTCCGTCATCGTGACACACCCCTTGTGCGGGCCAACAACTCAGAGCTGAGCTTCCTGCTATTGGTGTCGCTTACCCTCTGCTTCCTGTGCGCCCTAGTTTTCATTGGCCGGCCTGCACCATGGAACTGCATTCTACGTCACACCCTGTTTGGAGTGAGCTTTGTGATCTGCATCGCCTGCATCCTAAGTAAAACTGTGGTGGTGCTGGTGGCTTTTCGAGCCACTCTGCCTGGATCTAACCTGATGCAGTACTTTGGGCCCATCCAGCAGAGGGCAGGCATCTTCCTCTGCACACTTATTCAGGTTGTCATTTGTTTACTGTGGCTGCTGCTGGCTCCCCCTCTGCCCACAGAGAGTGCAGGTGAGCTTGGTGCTCGAGTGATCCTGCAGTGCACAGTGGGATCTGTTGTGGGGTTTGTGTTGGTACTGGGCTACATCGGTCTGTTAGCAGTAGTCTGCTTCCTGCTAGCCTTCTTTGCTCGAAAACTCCCAGACAATTTCAATGAGGCTAAATTCATTACTTTCAGCATGCTGATCTTCTGTGCTGTGTGGATTGCATTTGTGCCAGCATACGTCAGCTCACCGGGGAAGTACACAGTGGCTGTGGAGATTTTTGCTATTTTGGCTTCCAGTTATGGCCTGTTGCTGTGTATATTCACCCCAAAATGTTACATAATTCTACTTAAACCTgagaaaaatacaaaaaagaacATGATGGTAAGATAA